The DNA region CAGTTGGACTCAACTAAAGTCGAAATGGAGGAGGCTAAAGAGGAAAATCGAAGGCTAAAGTCATCATTGAGTAAAATCAAGAAAGATTTTGACATCCTTCAAACACAATACAACCAATTAATGATGCAAcatgaagaaccaaaaaagtTCTCATCAAAAGGGCATCCTCAAGACAAAGacagagacaaagaaaaagttaaCGAGCGCGAAGAACTTGTCTCGTTGAGCCTAGGTAGACGGTCAAAGTCACCGGTTCCAAGTGGTTCAAGGatgaataaagaagaaaacagtaaaaaaattgtggagGTGGGTGATGAAGAAAAACTTGATGATTATGAAAAGGGTAGTGATCATGGGTTGAGTGTGGCATTTGAATACAAGGATTTGAGTAACCCTAATGCGAAGTTTCAGACTGATCATAATAAAGAAAAGATATCGCTGGAGACTGGTGACACTAATAAGAGTACATCAGAGAATAATTTTGGGTTTaagaatgatgaagatgatcatGACGATCAAGAAGAGCTTTTGCCTCAAAACCTTGTTaagaaaactagggtttctGTGAGATCAAGATGTGAGACACCAACGGTTAGTACATTTTCTACACATCTTTAAACGAGTATATATCATAATGTTAGTAATCATATCTagttgaatatatattaaactatcaTCTGTACTTTAAAGCTTATAATTACttctttacttcttttctttttaagtttacaTTTTAAATTCGTAGCTTGTTTTGATTAgagagtaaatatttttttcaataatttattttttcacttcTATTTACTATATGATGAAACAGTTTTCACAACAAATCAAacgtttatatttttattttcttgagttGGTGCTTATATATGCAGATGAATGATGGATGTCAATGGAGGAAATATGGTCAGAAAATAGCAAAAGGAAATCCATGTCCTCGAGCTTACTATCGGTGTACCATTGCAGCTTCTTGTCCCGTAAGAAAACAGGTAACTTAATAATCCCAATTAATTATGCAgagaatacatatatattagcaCAAGAATCTTTATCCTTTATATAGGTGCAAAGATGTTCAGAAGATATGTCTATCCTTATCTCAACATACGAAGGAACACATAACCACCCACTTCCCATGTCAGCAACCGCAATGGCCTCTGCCACTTCAGCCGCCGCCTCCATGCTGCTCTCGGgtgcctcctcctcctcctcctctgtcgCTGCAGCTGATCTTCATGGCCTTAACTTCTCTCTCTCCGGCAATATCACTCCAAAATCTAAATCACCTTTCCTccaaacctcttcttcttccccttcctcTTCAGGCCATCCCACCATCACTCTTGACCTcacatcctcatcctcatcacaGCAACCGTTCATATCCATGCTCAATCGATTCAATTCTCCTACTGGCAATGTCTCGAGATCGAATAGTTATCCTTCAACCAATCTTAACTTCTCAAACAACACCAATACATTGCAGAATTGGAGTGCTGGTGGTGGTATTCACAGTAGTCAATACCGTGCACCTTACGGCAACATTAGCACCCATCAGCAATTACCTTACCAAAGCATCATTCAAACCCGAACCGCCGGGTCATCTTTTGATCCATTTGGAAGGTCATcctcatcgtcatcttcatcttcatctcatCCTACACAAACCAATCATGATCACATAGGAATCAAGAACATTATGACTCATCAAGTGTCATCTTTACCAGCAGAAACAATAAAGGCGATCACGACAGATCCAAGTTTTCAGTCGGCTTTAGCAACTGCTCTATCGTCCATCATAGGCGGCGGTGACTTAAAGATTGATCATAAAGTGACTAGAAACGATGCCGAGAAGAGCCCTTAAAGGAAGCGCTATGTATTTCCTAGTACCTTGATACATGGGTTACGTTTAGTCTTTTACTAGTATCCTAGTTTAtcaatattttggttatttaaacaTTTGTATAAGTTGTCGTTGGAGTTTTATGTAACTAATCTGTACATATGAAACTTTAGAACGAATAAATACAACTTGGAAAACCTTTAGAGAATGAAGGTGGAAGCATCTGTATAGCTCATGAGTCTCGAAATTAATTGAGATTCGAGCTCAAAAATATGAAAAGCAAAAGTGGATTCCAAAATTAAGGCTTCAAATTCTTTTGAAATTGAACACGCTATCGTGTTCTTATGTGCTATAAGCTTGGTCATCAGTTTATGGATTTTTGTATAACCTATTGTATTCTATCGTTTATATAGATAGTTAACAGTTTCGCATGGATCAATTTTCACATTCTTTTGATACCTATTTCTTGCCATGCTACGTACATGCCTGGTCCATAAAGGGCTGTTAATGGGCCGAATCGGCCGAAGCCGTTATGTCATCATCGACGTTTTGCTGACCGCCTTCAGTTAGCTAGTTGTTCGCATTTAAATTTTCAGATTGGGTCTTCACGCTTCGGGTGATTGATGATATGTACCCGAGAGTGAAGAACCGAACTTGTTCAGTTGTTCTATCcttcaaaaaaattgatgttttgagatatttttttgtcccataaatattgatgttttgtaaacttcaagacgtaatcattgaaaatatttaaaaatttaaattgttattggtttaaaattaaaaaatatctttttagtcaaaaaaaaaaaatatttaaactcagtaatcattgttttcttaaaatgtataaaaacttCTAAACATCTCTTTATGTCACAGagtatgtatataataataaatatcacttatatgttttaacttttaagttattattattagtcttGGGCGTTCGgatattcggttcggttccagATATATCCATTCGGTTCCGGATATTTCGGATATAGGATTTTAGGATCCATTCGGTTAATTTCctatttcggttcgggttcggtttggtttcggttatTTTTAGTTTGGTTCCGGATATccacaataatataaatttttaaaaaattgttagatatgaataaaaatgtgataaaattttgacaatattaaaaatgttttaatattttggtctaaatttatatgatatcGGTTGAGTTCCAGGCcagtttttttagtttaaacgTTATCCCCTTattaacccaaaaggcatctaCTAATTAAAATGTCTTTGTGGTGTAGTGGTTGCATGCACTCGTCTAAGGCGAGAGATTGAGAGTTTAGCTGTTCGACGACAGTAGcaattttaatatgattttggtttgattctgGTATATTTGGGTAATCGAATTGATATCGGTTAGGAACCGATACCCATGGATGTCTGAAATACTATCCATTCGATTATGGTCTTATAATCGAATCCGAACCGAAACCAAAATTTCGATTCGGTTTCGGTTCAGTTAATTCAGTTCAGTTAATCTGCCCAGGCCTAATTATTATGAACTGGCTTttgcctaccaaaaaaaatgaactggcttttcaaacaaaaagcataaaatCATAATCAGAGTGGTCCATCCggctccatttttttttttttttgtttgtaacttgtaacttCGACGGGAAAGATTAGATACGGGCCGGGGGCAAAAGAGTGGTCCATGCAAAAGTATACTGGAACATAATTTGTTAGTTTGTGAGTGGAGGATAGAAGAGTTTAAAATATTGACTGGAACGCTATTTGTTTACTagtgatatcttcttctttttttctttttctttttttgtttgtggcaAACTTGATATCTTCTATATAGCTAATGCAACATAAATCCATACATTTCTAAGAGAGTGTGGACCTTTTGATTTGGtcaccaaaaagagaaagaaatgagaaacgattgtatatttttttccagaaaTTACATGTTTTATGTAAATTATCTGAATTTTCTGACAATAGTACAATACTccaaattgaagaaaacaataaagaatAGACCCCAATCTAACGAATTCACACCTGAAATTAGGTAAAGTATTATTATCTCTAATTATGTACGTTCATTCGTTTGGGTTTATAACTCTCACCGtatcattattattagtattcATCTTCTTACATTAAAGTTAtgtaaactaaattatttttaataagctTTGGAATATAATTTAGACTAACACAAAAAACATTTCCTCAGATTACAAAATGATACTAGAACATTTTGTGAAACAAGATACACAATTATTTAAAAGCCttttcaaaaaaactaaaaggttgatttaaaaaaaaaacattatgttgttaaattataaatttatatttgttctagatttacatataaacaaatatgTTCTTTATAATTAACGTGGCTATCTTCGAGGATGAACATGCATTTGGTAAAATCAAGTCCCAAGACTTGTATCATGATTTCTCTATAATACCACTACTTTGGGTGGAAAAAAtagcagaaaataaaaaaggtttgtCAATACTAGATTACTACAAAATATAAGTATGGATCTGATACCACAAagttagaattttaattttagtgttCTATTATTCTTCTGAACCCACCAGTAAAGaagaattattatttgtttttgttatcaaagacaacaaatagtaaaaaagaatttttttctctattttactaaAATAGATTCCTCAACCACACACAACAAAAACGAAccttgagttttcttttttaaaaacttaacgTCAATGATTGCTTGGTTGTAAAATCATCGAACGTACGTAACATGGGCCTACTACCCATTATATATACCAATAACTCGATATACTCGTGTTTTGGTGTTAGTTGGTACTTGGTACAATATTCTAACATAATCTACTCGTATTATGAAGTTGATAAATGGTATTTATTTCATATGTTGCGGAAACAATCATATACTCCTAATAACAAAATTAGTAAACTAAACCAAAGttctaaatgatttttttttttaaagattacaAGTCTGCAAACGTAGCAGCGTGTAGTCTCTATAATCTATATGAAATGAAACATCtctatcattattattaattatttaaagaggGTTCTCTCTAGACATCGTTGATAAAacattgttgacaaaaaaagtaagaaaacaatatatttgtctgtttagGATATCGTTTTCACTGTGATAGTAACGTAAGTATGTAATTAAATAACGTCCAAATTAAACATGCTTACAACTAATGAGGTATGAGgataaccaaattaattaaaaatgtagcTAGGTTTAAAGAAGAGCTCATACTAGGTttcataaaactaaattaattagatgCGTATGTTAGAGATGTGTATGTAATATTGAAGATATATGGTCATATATGATatgaaaacaatgtttaaaTGTTAGGGTTTGAATGGATGATTTCTAGACTAATTCTTCTCACTCTATCTAGCAGTGAGAAGTTTCCCACCTAAGCTATTtccatattttatgtttttctaaaatatgCATGACATTTTATGTCATGGCTGTACGAAatctttatataaatatatattaattattaaaaaagtttcccaccaaagaaatttttttttgccccACCCAATTTTTTCTCTGTCTTTCCCTTTTCTCATTCTACCATTCAGATCCGTTATTCTTCTACTATGATTATATGCCAACTGTGAACTGCCAAGTCTATATGAAGTGGTGCGTTGTCTAATACTCTAATGGCGCAACTTTATAGGGGGCAAAAATGTCCTCTGAAAATTTAGTATAATCAGTACAACAAATTtgccttttttatataaaaaacactcTAACAAAAATACTGAAGCTTTAAGGTGACTGAACTATTCAAAATATATCGAGGTaatcaaaacacatatataaatagggatataaatatctatttttttgttttgtaacgtCTGCTTTCCATTAAAATTAACCCGATGGTTGATGATTACCTAGTAAAGCATCAAAATGATAAAAGGAGGAACATAGTAATGAAtaattctctctttttgttttctggataGAACTATCTACTAGTATTTGGTAAAGAAAATTCACACAAGTTACTTacctatatttaattaaaataaacgaGCAATATATCGTCATTGTAATTTTTCTAGAAAATTAATACAGAAAAATGCAATTTTGTACTTGCCTTCATGATCTGTTTAGATATGATCGCTTTTTGAAGGTTTTTAGCTAGACGTAATGGGACGCATCAGTCGTCGTCGTCGCATCTGGGAGTGTGTTTGAGTCTT from Camelina sativa cultivar DH55 chromosome 3, Cs, whole genome shotgun sequence includes:
- the LOC104776003 gene encoding probable WRKY transcription factor 61, encoding MEKKDFLKSTGHGGEENQEVMRKLDSSHDDSHEEHEQIIRSKLDSTKVEMEEAKEENRRLKSSLSKIKKDFDILQTQYNQLMMQHEEPKKFSSKGHPQDKDRDKEKVNEREELVSLSLGRRSKSPVPSGSRMNKEENSKKIVEVGDEEKLDDYEKGSDHGLSVAFEYKDLSNPNAKFQTDHNKEKISLETGDTNKSTSENNFGFKNDEDDHDDQEELLPQNLVKKTRVSVRSRCETPTMNDGCQWRKYGQKIAKGNPCPRAYYRCTIAASCPVRKQVQRCSEDMSILISTYEGTHNHPLPMSATAMASATSAAASMLLSGASSSSSSVAAADLHGLNFSLSGNITPKSKSPFLQTSSSSPSSSGHPTITLDLTSSSSSQQPFISMLNRFNSPTGNVSRSNSYPSTNLNFSNNTNTLQNWSAGGGIHSSQYRAPYGNISTHQQLPYQSIIQTRTAGSSFDPFGRSSSSSSSSSSHPTQTNHDHIGIKNIMTHQVSSLPAETIKAITTDPSFQSALATALSSIIGGGDLKIDHKVTRNDAEKSP